In Streptomyces dangxiongensis, one DNA window encodes the following:
- a CDS encoding pyridoxal-phosphate dependent enzyme codes for MTSFNAPAAVERPPGRIGGTPLVPVRVPVRGGSLRLWLKLEWDNPFGSIKARTAEALLDALEATGRLGPGNRVVESTSGNLGVALAGLCAARGYACTLVVEPSTPHGSVARMRELGADVVVVPDVPGGRTLDARLRVVDDLLRRDPTAVWTDQYHSAANPGVHESRTAAELVRQAPNGSYDAVAVAVSTGGTLAGVAQFFRDHLPTARVIAVDAVGSAALGGPVAERPCKLAGFGSGRPSGFVRPHHVDDVVRVRDEDAAAACVLLQRATGLSLGGSAGAAVLAAVVRAAADPALREVACVCPDSGEKYPLTETAARVGTTASPDVATALDALGRARAGTPHAQETPLP; via the coding sequence ATGACCTCGTTCAACGCCCCGGCGGCCGTGGAGCGCCCGCCGGGCCGGATCGGCGGCACACCCCTGGTGCCGGTCCGCGTGCCCGTACGGGGAGGCTCGCTGCGCCTGTGGCTGAAGCTGGAGTGGGACAACCCCTTCGGCTCGATCAAGGCCCGCACGGCGGAGGCACTGCTGGACGCCCTGGAGGCGACCGGGCGGCTGGGCCCGGGGAACCGGGTGGTGGAGTCCACTTCCGGCAATCTCGGCGTAGCGCTCGCCGGTCTGTGCGCGGCGCGGGGCTACGCCTGCACCCTGGTCGTCGAGCCGAGCACCCCGCACGGCAGCGTCGCCCGCATGCGGGAGCTGGGCGCCGACGTCGTCGTCGTACCGGACGTGCCCGGCGGTCGGACGCTCGACGCCCGGCTGCGGGTGGTCGATGACCTGCTGCGCCGGGACCCCACCGCCGTGTGGACGGACCAGTACCACAGCGCCGCCAACCCCGGCGTGCACGAGAGCCGGACCGCAGCCGAGCTGGTGCGTCAGGCGCCGAACGGCTCGTACGACGCGGTCGCCGTGGCGGTCTCCACCGGTGGCACGCTCGCCGGGGTCGCCCAGTTCTTCCGGGACCACCTGCCCACCGCTCGTGTGATCGCCGTCGACGCCGTGGGCTCGGCCGCGCTGGGCGGCCCGGTGGCGGAACGGCCGTGCAAACTCGCCGGATTCGGCTCCGGCCGCCCGTCCGGCTTCGTGCGCCCGCACCACGTCGACGACGTCGTCCGGGTGCGTGACGAGGACGCCGCGGCGGCCTGTGTGCTGCTGCAGCGGGCCACCGGACTGTCGCTGGGCGGGAGCGCGGGGGCCGCCGTGCTGGCCGCGGTCGTCCGGGCCGCGGCGGACCCCGCGCTGCGCGAGGTGGCCTGCGTGTGCCCGGACAGCGGCGAGAAGTACCCCCTGACCGAGACCGCGGCACGGGTGGGGACGACCGCGTCGCCGGACGTCGCCACGGCCCTCGACGCCCTGGGCCGGGCCCGCGCCGGCACCCCCCACGCACAGGAGACACCCCTGCCATGA
- a CDS encoding oxygenase MpaB family protein, which produces MRDRYATLKHLQGLDPKTDHETIHRISSDREFPWDYGRGLEVAIWRTCCVPSISGMLDGSGEFALRAQKRYDDTRILLGEMVRGGYDSERGRQALRQINQAHRRFSIDNDDMLYVLSTFVFEPIRWIDRWAWRPVSETERLAAFYFYTEVGRRMNIRDLPTDVDAFERFNREYEKEHFHPAASNRRVGGHILRLYASWYPRPVSDAVAATLPCRLDTPARQALGMPEPTWRARGLNTLGLRGHAAAERLAPALMARLMTRPTARTYPGYPHGYRIGDIGPDHVTRQTADSRTEPLTTAGNDHS; this is translated from the coding sequence ATGCGAGACCGGTACGCGACCCTGAAACACCTGCAAGGGCTCGACCCGAAGACCGACCACGAAACCATCCACCGAATATCCTCCGACCGCGAATTCCCCTGGGACTACGGCCGGGGATTGGAGGTGGCCATCTGGCGCACCTGCTGCGTGCCCAGCATCTCCGGAATGCTGGACGGCAGCGGTGAATTCGCGCTGCGCGCGCAGAAGCGGTACGACGACACACGCATTCTGCTGGGGGAGATGGTCCGGGGCGGATACGACTCCGAGCGCGGCCGGCAGGCCCTTCGGCAGATCAACCAGGCACACCGCCGCTTCTCCATCGACAACGACGACATGCTCTACGTGCTGTCCACCTTCGTCTTCGAGCCGATCCGGTGGATCGACCGCTGGGCGTGGCGCCCGGTCAGCGAGACCGAGCGGCTGGCGGCGTTCTACTTCTACACGGAAGTGGGCCGGCGGATGAACATCCGCGACCTGCCCACCGACGTCGACGCCTTCGAGCGGTTCAACCGGGAGTACGAGAAGGAGCACTTCCACCCGGCGGCGAGCAACCGACGCGTCGGTGGTCACATCCTCCGCCTGTACGCCTCCTGGTATCCGCGTCCGGTGAGCGACGCGGTGGCCGCCACCCTGCCCTGCCGCCTGGACACGCCGGCGCGGCAGGCTCTCGGCATGCCGGAGCCGACGTGGCGGGCGCGCGGCCTGAACACCCTGGGGCTGCGCGGGCACGCGGCGGCCGAACGGCTGGCGCCGGCCCTGATGGCGCGGCTGATGACCCGGCCGACCGCCCGGACCTATCCGGGCTATCCCCACGGCTACCGCATCGGCGACATCGGCCCCGATCACGTCACCCGGCAGACCGCGGACTCACGGACCGAGCCGCTCACGACGGCAGGAAACGATCACTCATGA
- a CDS encoding CaiB/BaiF CoA transferase family protein — translation MTRNLTGGWPGLSGLRVLDLSRLLPGGFATSMMADLGADVVKVEDPHRGDYGRLVDPDAFAALNRNKRSVVLDLRTEEGRADLLRLVGDSDVVVESHRPGVLAASGLGYDRMRAANPRIVLCSITGYGQTGPYAQRPGHDLNFLALSGFFAVPHRTTGRADRVGVRVADLAGAMYAAYATVVAAFAARDTGEGQHLDVSLHEAAAAWCGPFALPLLERAEPVDSPLVTGDNDVFTVADGRRIALATFEDKFWVTFRRALAPHFPALDDDSYDRRPARTRAKHEVAKLLADVFAQRDFAWWTSVLSGLDIPWAPVYESAEELLTDPHTAERDLVGTLPGSAADRPRRQVRFPVRFGAGLDSLRAAAPAHGEHTAEVLARPGEPSGGR, via the coding sequence ATGACACGGAATCTGACGGGCGGCTGGCCCGGATTGTCGGGCCTGCGGGTCCTGGACCTGTCACGGCTGCTCCCCGGGGGATTCGCGACGTCGATGATGGCCGACCTGGGCGCGGACGTCGTCAAGGTCGAGGACCCGCACCGGGGGGACTACGGGCGGCTCGTGGACCCGGACGCCTTCGCCGCGCTCAACCGCAACAAGCGCTCGGTCGTGCTCGACCTGCGCACGGAGGAGGGGCGCGCGGACCTGCTGCGGCTGGTCGGCGACAGCGACGTCGTCGTGGAGAGCCACCGGCCCGGCGTGCTGGCGGCCTCGGGTCTGGGGTACGACCGGATGCGGGCCGCCAACCCCCGCATCGTGCTCTGCTCGATCACCGGTTACGGGCAGACCGGGCCGTACGCGCAGCGGCCGGGCCACGACCTCAACTTCCTCGCCCTGTCGGGCTTCTTCGCCGTACCGCATCGCACGACGGGCCGGGCGGACCGGGTGGGCGTGCGGGTGGCGGACCTGGCCGGCGCCATGTACGCGGCGTACGCCACCGTCGTCGCCGCTTTCGCGGCCCGCGACACGGGCGAGGGCCAGCACCTCGACGTCTCCCTGCACGAGGCGGCAGCGGCCTGGTGCGGACCGTTCGCGCTGCCGTTGCTCGAACGGGCGGAGCCGGTGGACAGCCCACTGGTCACCGGGGACAACGACGTCTTCACGGTCGCCGACGGCCGCCGGATCGCCCTCGCCACCTTCGAGGACAAGTTCTGGGTGACCTTCCGGCGCGCCCTGGCACCGCATTTCCCCGCCCTGGACGACGACTCCTACGACCGGCGCCCTGCCCGCACCCGGGCCAAGCACGAGGTGGCGAAGCTGCTGGCCGACGTGTTCGCACAGCGCGACTTCGCCTGGTGGACCTCGGTCCTGTCCGGTCTGGACATCCCGTGGGCACCGGTGTACGAGTCCGCCGAGGAACTGCTGACGGACCCGCACACGGCCGAGCGGGACCTGGTGGGCACGCTGCCGGGCTCCGCCGCCGACCGGCCGCGCCGCCAGGTGCGGTTCCCGGTGCGGTTCGGCGCGGGGCTGGACTCGCTGCGCGCGGCGGCCCCGGCGCACGGGGAGCACACGGCCGAGGTGCTGGCCCGGCCTGGTGAGCCGTCCGGCGGGCGGTGA
- a CDS encoding BTAD domain-containing putative transcriptional regulator has protein sequence MPPITHRDIATIVRTARVRRGVSQRAVAERSGLSLRTLREIEQGRVRAPRASSLQRLAEVLDEPVLCPDPGPAESGPAAHAAQEPLALQILGRLAVRRGPAEVTAGTPKQQSLLGLLALRANQPVDRDEITNVLWGDDIPDSFGQLIHTYVYRIRQLLGTHAGGEATPALLVRRSSGYELIVSQETHLDLLWFRRCVRLAGQAREAEQPERETALLEEALTLWRGLVLEGMGAGLTDHPVAAEALHQRVTSALRLADLVLPRGRYEDVIDHLGPIARDNPVHEGVHARLVTALAGSGQRATALEVFAAVDRRLRNDSGIGAGDELRRAQSAILRTDEEAAPRPAARRPAGEPVRPFQMPPGIRDYVDRPEQQRILHHLTGRGPQVAFGAAPIAALYGPVGVGKSILAARVAASSRPTFRDGVLHGELDSAAPGEVRLLLGRFLTALGVPGEALPESLPARTSLYRNLLAKRQLLVVLDGAPGEQAVRPFVPGGVSSALLVCSREPLSGLEGARHFRITPFDADQAAALLASVTGEGRVRAERGAADRITALCGGLPLAVRVAGMRLAARPHWPLSRLAERLEDPRQRLDELVMGDLDVAGRITRALPETGSTLGDAVSRLVSSAASFTIAATAGLLGCSPREAEDVLEALVDRQVLEGPARSGGEYAFLPLTRLAAQRRE, from the coding sequence ATGCCGCCGATCACACACCGAGATATAGCCACCATCGTCCGGACCGCGCGCGTCCGGCGGGGAGTCAGCCAGCGGGCGGTCGCCGAGAGATCGGGGCTCAGTCTGCGCACGCTCCGCGAGATCGAACAGGGCCGCGTGCGCGCACCCCGGGCCAGCTCCCTGCAGCGGCTCGCCGAAGTCCTCGACGAGCCCGTGCTGTGTCCCGACCCCGGGCCGGCCGAGTCCGGCCCGGCCGCGCACGCCGCCCAGGAGCCGCTCGCCCTGCAGATCCTCGGCAGGCTCGCGGTACGCAGGGGACCGGCCGAGGTGACCGCGGGCACGCCGAAGCAGCAGAGCCTGCTGGGCCTGCTGGCGCTGCGCGCGAACCAGCCGGTCGACCGCGACGAGATCACCAACGTCCTGTGGGGCGACGACATACCCGACTCCTTCGGACAGCTAATCCACACGTACGTCTACCGGATACGCCAGCTTCTGGGGACGCATGCGGGCGGCGAGGCCACTCCCGCCCTGCTCGTGCGCCGCTCCAGCGGCTACGAACTGATCGTCTCCCAGGAGACCCACCTGGACCTGCTGTGGTTCCGCCGGTGCGTCCGGCTCGCCGGGCAGGCCCGCGAGGCGGAGCAGCCGGAGCGTGAGACCGCCCTGCTCGAAGAGGCCCTGACCCTGTGGCGCGGACTCGTGCTGGAGGGCATGGGGGCCGGGCTGACGGACCACCCCGTCGCCGCGGAGGCCCTCCACCAGCGCGTCACGTCAGCGCTGCGGCTCGCCGACCTCGTGCTGCCGCGGGGGCGGTACGAGGACGTCATCGACCACCTGGGGCCCATCGCCCGGGACAACCCCGTCCACGAGGGGGTGCACGCACGGCTCGTCACCGCGCTGGCCGGTTCGGGCCAGCGGGCCACCGCGCTGGAGGTGTTCGCCGCGGTCGACCGGCGGCTGCGCAACGACAGCGGCATCGGCGCGGGAGACGAACTGCGCCGGGCCCAGTCGGCCATCCTGCGCACGGACGAGGAGGCGGCGCCGCGTCCCGCAGCCCGCCGCCCGGCGGGTGAGCCGGTGCGCCCCTTCCAGATGCCGCCCGGCATCCGTGACTATGTGGACCGGCCGGAACAGCAGCGGATCCTGCACCACCTGACCGGGCGCGGTCCGCAGGTCGCCTTCGGCGCCGCGCCCATCGCCGCGCTGTACGGACCGGTCGGCGTGGGCAAGTCCATCCTGGCCGCCCGGGTGGCGGCCTCCTCCCGGCCCACGTTCCGCGACGGCGTGCTGCACGGGGAACTGGACTCGGCCGCCCCCGGCGAGGTGCGGCTGCTGCTGGGACGCTTCCTGACCGCGCTGGGCGTGCCCGGCGAGGCCCTGCCGGAGTCGCTGCCCGCCCGCACCTCGCTCTACCGGAATCTGCTGGCCAAGCGGCAGTTGCTGGTCGTCCTCGACGGCGCGCCCGGTGAGCAGGCCGTCCGGCCGTTCGTGCCGGGCGGGGTCAGCAGCGCGCTGCTGGTGTGCAGCCGGGAGCCGCTGTCCGGGCTGGAGGGCGCCCGGCACTTCCGGATCACCCCGTTCGACGCCGACCAGGCGGCTGCGCTGCTGGCGTCCGTGACCGGGGAGGGCAGGGTGCGCGCCGAGCGTGGTGCGGCCGACCGCATCACCGCGCTGTGCGGCGGGCTGCCGCTGGCGGTGCGGGTCGCCGGTATGCGGCTGGCGGCGCGTCCGCACTGGCCGCTGTCCCGGCTGGCGGAGCGCCTGGAGGACCCGCGTCAGCGGCTCGACGAACTGGTCATGGGCGACCTGGACGTGGCCGGGCGGATCACCCGCGCCCTGCCGGAGACCGGGAGCACACTGGGTGACGCCGTGTCGCGGCTGGTCAGCAGCGCCGCGTCGTTCACCATCGCCGCCACCGCCGGGCTGCTCGGCTGCTCCCCCCGCGAGGCGGAGGACGTCCTTGAGGCCCTGGTGGACCGTCAGGTCCTGGAGGGGCCGGCGCGCTCCGGCGGGGAGTACGCTTTCCTGCCCCTGACCCGGCTGGCCGCACAGCGCAGGGAGTAG
- a CDS encoding helix-turn-helix domain-containing protein, protein MLELLGLDTAAEAVYRCMLANPEAGIASLTRLTGLPEQEIRDSLDALSELALIHPQNAESESPRVVSPDLGLEILLARQQAELAVHQSRVEASRAAAAELMAQYADMRLQAAAVNGNILSGVEAVREQLATMTRKVRDEVLCFAPNGAHSEASLRAAQPLDELLLDRGVRMRTVYLDSVRNSPHTQAYAEWLAERGGKVRTAPSLPVRMIITDRECAVISANAESSGDGAVVITGEGTLAALCALFETVWATATPLSAAPKPDMRGLTPQESQALAFLYQGHTDETIAKRLGVSPRTARRIANTLMTRLGARSRFQAGAKAVQIGWLPEQPDA, encoded by the coding sequence ATGCTGGAGCTGCTGGGCCTGGACACCGCGGCTGAAGCAGTGTATAGGTGCATGCTTGCCAATCCAGAGGCGGGAATCGCATCTCTCACCCGGCTGACCGGCCTGCCGGAGCAGGAAATCCGCGACAGCCTCGACGCGCTGAGCGAACTTGCGCTGATCCACCCGCAGAATGCGGAATCAGAAAGTCCGCGGGTGGTGTCCCCGGATCTCGGACTGGAGATTCTGCTGGCGAGACAGCAAGCGGAATTGGCGGTTCACCAATCGAGGGTCGAGGCGTCCAGAGCGGCGGCGGCGGAGCTCATGGCCCAGTACGCGGACATGCGCCTGCAGGCGGCCGCCGTCAACGGCAATATCCTGTCCGGCGTCGAGGCCGTGCGGGAACAGCTAGCGACGATGACACGCAAGGTCCGCGACGAGGTCCTGTGCTTCGCGCCGAACGGCGCCCACTCGGAGGCGAGCCTGCGCGCGGCGCAGCCCCTGGACGAGCTGCTGCTCGACCGCGGGGTGAGGATGCGCACCGTCTATCTGGACAGCGTGCGCAACAGCCCCCACACCCAGGCCTACGCCGAATGGCTCGCCGAACGCGGCGGAAAGGTGCGTACGGCCCCCTCCCTGCCGGTACGCATGATCATCACCGACCGCGAGTGCGCGGTGATCTCCGCCAACGCCGAGAGTTCCGGCGACGGAGCCGTGGTCATCACCGGTGAGGGCACGCTGGCAGCGCTGTGCGCCCTCTTCGAGACCGTCTGGGCCACCGCGACCCCGCTGAGTGCCGCGCCCAAGCCCGACATGCGTGGGCTCACCCCTCAGGAGAGCCAGGCCCTGGCGTTCCTCTACCAGGGTCACACCGACGAGACGATCGCCAAGCGGCTCGGCGTCTCGCCCCGGACCGCGCGCCGGATCGCCAACACCCTGATGACCAGACTGGGCGCCCGCAGCCGCTTCCAGGCCGGAGCCAAGGCGGTCCAGATCGGCTGGCTCCCCGAGCAGCCGGACGCGTAG
- a CDS encoding AMP-binding protein, translating into MPSGPAVSSWSADRSVPLFDRSVGALLREAVAAHPDTVALVSVPDGGGPRQQWTYRELLAEAESVAAGLLQRVDVGDKVAVWAPNVARWPVFAYAAALAGVTLVTLNPALRPDGLEHALRASGAVLLVHAERSRDHDMAAVVREVAPRLPGLRHIVPFGAWDTLRASGPLPSDEEVRAVPAQLQFTSGTTGTPKAVLLSHRAVVNVARLTFEGLGVARGVTVVSPLPMFHTAGCVISTLGPLWSGGTFVLLERFHPLALLEVLRERPGALLTSVPTVLTALCEVAAGREPRPVLSAVLTGAAPVRAQLIRETEELFSTTVFNLYGQTELASVLTLTRPEDSAELKTTTVGRPLPHAEVRIVDPGTGEVQPLGVQGEICARGYQRMLGYHGDEEATARKVDADGWLHTGDLGSMGADGTLRVAGRLDDLIIRGGENISPAAIEELLCTVPEVRDAVVVGVPDEKYGEVVAAVLQPAADGPDPDAGRVLAECARRLPPHMVPAALYLAGDLPLTSSGKVQRFRVRELAVAGLLRPLTTRPVAAARG; encoded by the coding sequence ATGCCCTCCGGACCCGCAGTGTCGTCCTGGTCCGCGGACCGCTCCGTCCCCCTCTTCGACCGGTCCGTCGGCGCACTGCTGCGTGAGGCGGTGGCCGCCCATCCGGACACCGTCGCCCTGGTGAGCGTGCCCGACGGCGGCGGGCCCCGGCAGCAGTGGACCTACCGCGAACTGCTCGCGGAGGCGGAGTCCGTCGCGGCCGGCCTGCTGCAGCGCGTGGACGTCGGCGACAAGGTGGCCGTCTGGGCACCGAACGTGGCCCGCTGGCCGGTGTTCGCCTACGCCGCGGCGCTGGCCGGCGTCACCCTGGTGACGCTGAACCCGGCGCTGCGCCCCGACGGTCTGGAGCACGCGCTCCGGGCCTCCGGCGCCGTACTGCTGGTGCACGCCGAGCGCAGCCGCGACCACGACATGGCCGCGGTCGTCCGCGAGGTCGCCCCGCGGCTGCCCGGCCTGCGCCACATCGTGCCCTTCGGGGCCTGGGACACACTCCGGGCGAGCGGTCCGCTGCCGTCGGACGAGGAGGTCCGCGCGGTCCCGGCCCAGTTGCAGTTCACCTCGGGGACCACGGGGACGCCCAAGGCGGTCCTGCTGTCCCACCGCGCGGTGGTCAACGTCGCCCGTCTCACCTTCGAGGGGCTCGGTGTCGCGCGCGGCGTCACCGTGGTCTCCCCGCTGCCGATGTTCCACACCGCGGGCTGCGTCATCTCCACCCTGGGACCGCTGTGGAGCGGCGGGACGTTCGTCCTGCTGGAGCGCTTCCACCCGCTGGCCCTGCTGGAGGTGTTGCGGGAGCGGCCGGGCGCCCTGCTCACCAGCGTGCCGACGGTGCTGACGGCACTGTGCGAGGTGGCCGCCGGCCGGGAACCGCGGCCGGTGCTCTCCGCGGTGCTCACCGGTGCCGCACCGGTGCGTGCCCAGCTCATCCGCGAGACGGAGGAGTTGTTCTCCACGACCGTCTTCAACCTGTACGGGCAGACGGAGCTGGCCTCCGTGCTGACCCTGACCCGGCCGGAGGACTCCGCCGAGCTGAAGACCACCACGGTGGGCCGGCCGCTGCCGCACGCCGAGGTGCGGATCGTCGACCCCGGCACCGGGGAGGTACAGCCGCTCGGAGTCCAGGGCGAGATCTGCGCCCGCGGGTACCAGCGGATGCTCGGCTACCACGGCGACGAGGAGGCCACCGCCCGCAAGGTCGACGCGGACGGCTGGCTGCACACCGGGGACCTCGGCTCGATGGGCGCGGACGGCACGCTGCGGGTCGCCGGGCGCCTCGACGACCTGATCATCCGGGGCGGCGAGAACATCTCGCCCGCCGCCATCGAGGAACTGCTGTGCACGGTGCCGGAGGTCCGGGACGCCGTCGTCGTCGGCGTCCCGGACGAGAAGTACGGCGAGGTCGTGGCCGCCGTCCTGCAACCCGCCGCGGACGGGCCGGATCCCGACGCCGGCCGGGTGCTCGCCGAGTGCGCGCGGCGCCTGCCGCCGCACATGGTGCCCGCCGCCCTGTACCTCGCCGGGGACCTTCCGCTCACCTCCTCGGGGAAGGTCCAGCGCTTCCGGGTCCGGGAACTGGCCGTGGCCGGCCTGCTGCGGCCCCTGACGACCCGCCCCGTCGCCGCGGCCCGCGGCTGA
- a CDS encoding LLM class F420-dependent oxidoreductase yields MKISMQLRYDGDIVRAARDVTALERAGLDLIWVPEAYGFDAPSFMGAIAARTSRVEIGSGILSVYTRTPALLAMTAAGVDALSGGRAHLGLGASGPQVVEGMHGVPYRSPVARTRETIEVMRAFWRRGEPVAYDGSTVRLPLPAGASGATGLGTPMRLLTPPVRPEVPVWVAALGPRNVRMTAETADGWLPMFFVPEWCDRVWGEDLRAGGAARDPGRAPLMVSAGGVLALGADAARHRERARDRLALFIGGMGAPGHNFYYDLVCRYGFAREAAAIQSLFLRGERGAAAAAVPAALLEATTLCGPESYVKDRIAAYREAGVTHLEVAPVAGEWQTEADLVARVKELCG; encoded by the coding sequence ATGAAGATCTCGATGCAGCTACGCTACGACGGCGACATCGTCCGGGCGGCCCGTGACGTCACCGCGCTGGAACGGGCCGGCCTCGACCTGATCTGGGTGCCCGAGGCGTACGGCTTCGACGCGCCCAGCTTCATGGGCGCGATCGCCGCCCGCACCAGCCGGGTGGAGATCGGTTCGGGAATCCTGTCGGTCTACACCCGTACGCCCGCCCTGCTGGCGATGACGGCCGCCGGGGTCGACGCCCTCTCCGGGGGCCGCGCCCATCTCGGCCTGGGCGCCTCCGGCCCGCAGGTCGTGGAGGGGATGCACGGTGTGCCCTACCGGTCCCCCGTGGCCCGTACCCGGGAGACCATCGAGGTGATGCGCGCCTTCTGGCGGCGCGGCGAACCGGTCGCGTACGACGGCTCGACGGTCCGGCTCCCGCTGCCCGCCGGCGCCTCCGGCGCGACCGGGCTGGGTACGCCGATGCGGCTGCTCACGCCGCCGGTGCGGCCGGAGGTGCCGGTGTGGGTGGCCGCCCTCGGTCCGCGCAATGTGCGGATGACGGCCGAGACAGCCGACGGGTGGCTGCCCATGTTCTTCGTGCCGGAGTGGTGCGACCGCGTCTGGGGCGAGGACCTCAGGGCCGGTGGCGCGGCCCGCGATCCCGGCCGGGCACCGCTGATGGTCTCCGCAGGCGGTGTCCTGGCCCTCGGTGCCGACGCGGCCCGGCACCGTGAGCGGGCGCGGGACCGGCTGGCGCTGTTCATCGGCGGCATGGGAGCGCCCGGCCACAACTTCTACTACGACCTCGTCTGCCGCTACGGCTTCGCCCGCGAGGCCGCGGCGATCCAGTCGCTGTTCCTGCGCGGTGAGCGCGGGGCGGCCGCCGCGGCCGTGCCGGCGGCCCTGCTGGAGGCCACCACGCTGTGCGGCCCCGAGTCGTACGTGAAGGACCGCATCGCCGCCTACCGCGAGGCCGGCGTGACCCACCTGGAGGTCGCCCCGGTCGCCGGCGAGTGGCAGACCGAGGCGGACCTGGTGGCCCGGGTGAAGGAGCTGTGCGGCTGA
- a CDS encoding ornithine cyclodeaminase: protein MTDSPTPPITYLGSADVATVCAGLPVVDIVADTLRAVHRRAAGLTPEAALRWTTPAGAAARSLILPGWSGDAYGCKIINASLGNHRLGLPRAAGLVVLNDPETARPTWVMEGGLISALRTAGVSLAAVRALRDPAEVTEAAFLGCGRQAQVHLELLLRTCPALSEVVLYDQDPDRAHRLAAALGSSAPRLSVTVAADAQEAAGRARLVVAVTTTTEPYVELDWLPEGALFVNVSLDDAAESLLLGCDALFVDDWKLVAEDEHRLLGKLARSGRIAGPGEPAPHGGRSVDATLPALVSGAFTGTVGAADRVVVNPFGMGVHDIAVAAAVRDRAVALGLGLALPH from the coding sequence ATGACCGACTCCCCCACGCCCCCGATCACCTATCTCGGCAGCGCGGACGTGGCCACCGTCTGCGCCGGCCTGCCGGTCGTCGACATCGTCGCGGACACCCTGCGGGCCGTGCACCGCCGGGCGGCCGGGCTGACGCCCGAGGCGGCGCTGCGCTGGACGACGCCCGCCGGTGCCGCCGCCCGCAGCCTGATCCTGCCCGGCTGGTCCGGCGACGCCTACGGCTGCAAGATCATCAACGCGTCGCTGGGCAACCACCGCCTCGGCCTGCCCCGCGCCGCCGGACTGGTCGTCCTCAACGACCCGGAGACCGCCCGGCCCACCTGGGTGATGGAGGGCGGCCTGATCAGCGCCCTGCGCACCGCGGGCGTGTCGCTGGCCGCGGTGCGCGCCCTGCGGGATCCCGCGGAGGTCACCGAGGCGGCCTTCCTCGGCTGCGGCCGGCAGGCTCAGGTGCACCTGGAACTGCTCCTGCGGACCTGCCCGGCGCTGTCCGAGGTCGTCCTGTACGACCAGGACCCGGACCGCGCGCACCGGCTGGCCGCCGCACTCGGCTCGTCGGCACCGCGGCTGAGCGTCACCGTCGCCGCGGACGCACAGGAGGCCGCCGGCCGGGCGCGGCTGGTCGTGGCGGTGACGACGACGACCGAGCCGTACGTCGAGCTGGACTGGCTGCCCGAGGGCGCGCTGTTCGTCAACGTCTCGCTCGACGACGCCGCGGAGAGCCTGCTGCTGGGCTGCGACGCGCTGTTCGTCGACGACTGGAAGCTGGTCGCCGAGGACGAACACCGGCTGCTCGGGAAGCTCGCCCGGTCCGGCCGGATCGCCGGCCCGGGAGAGCCGGCCCCGCACGGCGGCCGGAGCGTCGACGCCACCCTGCCGGCGCTGGTGTCGGGTGCGTTCACGGGGACGGTCGGTGCCGCGGACCGGGTGGTGGTCAACCCGTTCGGCATGGGCGTGCACGACATCGCCGTGGCCGCGGCGGTCCGCGACCGGGCGGTCGCGCTGGGCCTCGGTCTGGCGCTGCCGCACTGA